One Opitutia bacterium DNA segment encodes these proteins:
- a CDS encoding sodium:solute symporter translates to MNALDWIVLLGAILGIAAYGTWRTRHTDHLDTYLKGSRATGWFTIGLSVAATQASTITYLSLPGQAYENGIAFIQNYFGLPLALILVCAVFLPIYRKLGVYTAYEYLGKRFDQKTRLLGAGLFLLQRGIQAGITIYAPAIILATVLGWRLDLTIVFTGLVAIIYTVTGGSAAVNLTQKLQMAVIFGGMVTAFIVLLVKLPADALPIAGAMGKLDAVNYTPDLKLRYTIWSGLLGGFFLSLSYFGTDQSQVQRYLAGASVREGRLGLMFNAVLKIPMQFFIVLLGALLFVFYQFQPDTPAVFNQTQWQRQVAGSEGARFRALEEKHSALHAEQQAKIRAWATVRESGNARAETAARAELIAAQRATVAARNEARATLQAADPAAKRTKDSDFVFITFILTQLPHGVIGLLLAVMFASALSSKASELNALGTTTTIDVWRYFRPLAEHDESRNVRNAKRFTALWGVVAIGFALFVSFQEDLIESLNIVASIFYPALLGVFLVAFFVKWVKGSAAFWGMVAAQLAIFGLYFAGKIWPAHEIGYLWLNPIGCAACVLFSLFFQTVLPATRKT, encoded by the coding sequence ATGAACGCCCTCGACTGGATCGTCCTGCTCGGCGCCATCCTCGGCATCGCTGCTTACGGCACCTGGCGCACGCGCCACACCGACCACCTCGACACCTATCTCAAAGGCAGCCGTGCCACCGGCTGGTTCACCATCGGTCTCTCGGTCGCCGCCACCCAAGCCAGCACCATCACCTACCTCTCGCTACCAGGCCAGGCTTACGAGAACGGCATCGCCTTCATCCAAAATTATTTCGGCCTCCCGCTCGCCCTCATCCTCGTCTGCGCGGTCTTCCTGCCGATCTACCGCAAGCTCGGCGTCTACACCGCCTACGAATACCTCGGTAAACGCTTCGACCAGAAAACACGTCTGCTTGGCGCGGGCCTATTCCTCCTCCAACGCGGCATCCAGGCCGGCATCACGATCTACGCGCCCGCCATCATCCTCGCCACCGTGCTCGGCTGGCGGCTCGACCTCACCATCGTTTTCACCGGCCTCGTCGCGATCATCTATACCGTCACGGGCGGCAGCGCTGCGGTGAACCTCACCCAAAAGCTCCAGATGGCAGTCATCTTCGGCGGCATGGTCACGGCCTTCATCGTGCTCCTCGTCAAACTCCCCGCCGACGCGCTCCCGATCGCCGGCGCCATGGGCAAGCTCGACGCCGTGAACTACACGCCCGACCTGAAGCTCCGCTATACAATCTGGAGCGGCCTGCTCGGCGGATTCTTCCTGTCGCTCTCTTATTTCGGCACCGACCAATCGCAGGTCCAGCGCTACCTCGCAGGTGCGAGCGTGCGCGAAGGTCGGCTCGGACTGATGTTCAACGCCGTCCTGAAGATCCCGATGCAGTTCTTCATCGTGCTGCTCGGCGCGTTGCTCTTTGTCTTCTACCAATTCCAACCGGACACCCCCGCCGTCTTCAACCAGACGCAATGGCAGCGCCAGGTCGCTGGATCCGAAGGCGCCCGCTTCCGCGCACTTGAGGAGAAACACTCCGCGCTCCACGCCGAGCAGCAGGCGAAGATCCGCGCTTGGGCCACCGTCCGCGAGTCCGGCAACGCCCGCGCCGAGACCGCGGCGCGCGCCGAGCTCATCGCTGCGCAGCGCGCCACCGTCGCCGCCCGCAACGAGGCCCGCGCCACCCTCCAAGCCGCCGACCCCGCGGCGAAGCGCACGAAGGACTCCGATTTCGTCTTCATCACCTTTATCCTCACCCAGCTCCCGCACGGAGTCATCGGTCTGCTCCTCGCGGTCATGTTCGCCTCCGCGCTCTCTTCGAAGGCCAGCGAACTGAACGCGCTCGGCACCACAACCACCATCGACGTCTGGCGCTACTTCCGGCCGCTCGCCGAACACGATGAGTCACGCAATGTGCGCAACGCGAAACGATTCACCGCCCTCTGGGGCGTCGTCGCCATCGGTTTCGCCCTCTTCGTCAGCTTCCAAGAGGACCTCATCGAGAGTCTGAACATCGTCGCTTCCATCTTTTATCCCGCGTTGCTCGGCGTTTTCCTCGTCGCCTTCTTCGTCAAGTGGGTCAAGGGCTCCGCTGCTTTCTGGGGCATGGTCGCTGCGCAGCTCGCCATCTTCGGCCTCTATTTCGCGGGCAAAATCTGGCCAGCCCACGAAATCGGCTATCTCTGGCTAAACCCTATTGGCTGCGCTGCCTGTGTGCTCTTCAGTCTCTTCTTCCAAACCGTGCTCCCCGCGACTCGGAAGACTTGA
- a CDS encoding PIG-L family deacetylase encodes MNLTTAPLLAFGAHPDDIEFGAGGIIARETQAGRPAHFVVCSRGEAGTNGTPAERTKEAEKAAKLLGAKAEFIDLDGDSHLDVRNAHALKLAAIIRTVRPGIVLAPTPEQNQHPDHWRLGQLVRDATRIARYGGVAELKSQTPHAVGQLFFYALGPSAEPRDVSPVVIDISDKPIMTAWTKAMEAHASQMKTRNYVELQLARARVHGLNAGVAHAQLLWPNDPLVFHSLTDISRGARRF; translated from the coding sequence ATGAACCTCACCACCGCTCCCCTCCTCGCCTTCGGCGCGCACCCAGATGACATCGAGTTCGGCGCCGGCGGCATCATTGCCCGCGAGACGCAGGCGGGACGCCCCGCGCATTTCGTCGTCTGCTCGCGTGGCGAGGCCGGCACGAACGGCACGCCCGCCGAGCGCACCAAGGAGGCGGAGAAAGCCGCGAAGCTCCTCGGCGCGAAGGCCGAGTTCATCGACCTCGACGGCGACTCGCACCTCGACGTGCGCAACGCCCACGCCCTGAAACTCGCCGCCATCATCCGCACGGTCCGCCCCGGCATCGTCCTCGCGCCCACGCCCGAGCAGAATCAGCACCCGGACCACTGGCGCCTCGGCCAACTCGTGCGCGACGCCACGCGCATCGCGCGCTACGGCGGCGTCGCCGAGTTGAAGAGCCAGACGCCGCACGCGGTCGGGCAACTTTTCTTCTACGCGCTCGGCCCCAGCGCCGAGCCGCGCGACGTTTCGCCGGTCGTGATCGATATCTCCGACAAGCCGATCATGACCGCGTGGACCAAAGCCATGGAGGCGCACGCCTCGCAGATGAAAACGCGCAACTACGTCGAGTTGCAACTCGCCCGCGCGCGCGTCCACGGCCTCAACGCCGGCGTCGCGCACGCCCAGCTGCTGTGGCCCAACGACCCACTCGTGTTCCACTCGCTCACCGACATCTCGCGCGGCGCGCGGCGGTTCTGA
- the bshA gene encoding N-acetyl-alpha-D-glucosaminyl L-malate synthase BshA: protein MPNRPLKLAITCYPSVGGSGILASELGEELAARGHEIHFISYEQPFRMPTGPRVFFHPVAVNSYDLFKYPDYTLPLSVKMAEVARSHALDLLHVHYAVPHATAAVLARAMLHEEHRLRIITTLHGTDTTLLGRDPGYGPAIKHALENSDAITTVSEFMRTETVRLLGVQRPIEVIHNFFEPHACSHRRDEVRRELGLAPDEAMLLHLSNLRPLKRIDLMLDTVALLAPRLPFKLVILAGADSTRLADEVRRRGLRDRVVIRERVNAIEDYLQAADLGLFTSEMESFCLSILELMTVGVPSAAFAVGGIPEVTRDGETGALAPFGDTVALAAKIEALLRGPAQRAALGAAGRIRAREKFSAAAIVPRYEALYRRVARG from the coding sequence ATGCCTAACCGCCCGCTGAAACTCGCGATCACCTGCTACCCGTCCGTCGGCGGGAGCGGCATCCTCGCCTCCGAGCTCGGCGAGGAACTCGCGGCGCGCGGCCACGAAATCCATTTCATCAGCTACGAGCAGCCGTTCCGCATGCCGACGGGGCCGCGGGTATTTTTCCACCCGGTCGCGGTCAACAGCTACGACCTCTTCAAATACCCCGACTACACGCTGCCGCTCTCGGTCAAGATGGCCGAGGTCGCCCGCTCGCACGCGCTCGACCTCCTGCACGTCCACTACGCGGTGCCGCACGCCACCGCCGCCGTGCTCGCGCGCGCCATGCTGCACGAGGAGCACCGGCTGCGCATCATCACGACGCTGCACGGCACCGACACGACGCTGCTCGGCCGCGATCCCGGCTACGGTCCGGCGATCAAGCACGCCCTCGAAAACTCGGACGCGATCACCACCGTCTCCGAGTTCATGCGCACCGAGACGGTGCGGCTCCTCGGCGTCCAGCGCCCGATCGAAGTCATCCACAATTTCTTCGAGCCGCACGCTTGCTCGCACCGCCGCGACGAAGTTCGCCGCGAACTCGGCCTCGCACCCGACGAGGCGATGTTGCTGCACCTTTCGAATCTCCGCCCGCTCAAGCGCATCGACCTGATGCTCGACACCGTCGCGCTGCTCGCCCCGCGCCTGCCCTTCAAGCTCGTGATCCTTGCTGGCGCCGACAGCACGCGGCTCGCCGACGAAGTGCGCCGCCGGGGCTTGCGCGATCGCGTCGTGATCCGCGAACGCGTCAACGCCATCGAGGACTACCTGCAAGCCGCCGACCTCGGCCTGTTCACCTCGGAGATGGAAAGTTTCTGCCTCAGCATCCTCGAGCTGATGACCGTCGGCGTGCCCAGCGCGGCGTTCGCCGTGGGCGGCATCCCCGAAGTGACACGCGACGGCGAGACCGGCGCGCTCGCGCCGTTCGGCGACACCGTCGCCCTCGCCGCGAAAATCGAGGCTCTCCTCCGCGGCCCCGCGCAACGCGCCGCGCTCGGCGCCGCCGGCCGCATCCGCGCCCGCGAAAAATTCTCCGCCGCCGCGATCGTCCCGCGCTACGAAGCACTCTATCGTCGCGTCGCGCGCGGCTAG
- the pap gene encoding polyphosphate:AMP phosphotransferase, with protein MASSGRKQKLNRSQYKARASALREQLVQLQLTIKHVPFKVLLIVAGPEGAGRGTLLQTLAEWLDPRGVETFSWHPPTANEEAHPHQWRLWRDLPAMGRIGLYAGSWYTETLREEARNKRALAHVAAEAERIRDFEKLLVDGGTLIVKVWLHLSEDAQGRRLRTLRADPLTAWRVTDEDWHHHRIYRRLEKTAALIRRKTNQPGARWTTIDAEDERQRDLDVGQLLLERVAAHQRAIAALPPASAPKKLHPVRPAGLRRLQKLRLDQEMSESGYDGLRDKWLARLGLALRSAFAARRAVVFVFEGWDAAGKGGAIRRLTSAADPRDYRVIPVAKPTAEEKHAHYLWRFWRDVPRDGRCAVFDRSWYGRVLVERIEGFCREDEWRRAFAEINAFEKELTDHGVIVIKFWLHISHAEQLRRFREREATPHKRHKMNAEDWRNRRQRDAYEIAVGDMLALTDRRTAPWHIIPADDKRFARIEVLSTAAKQLEAALAG; from the coding sequence ATGGCGTCATCCGGCCGGAAGCAGAAACTCAACCGCAGCCAATACAAGGCTCGCGCCTCCGCGCTGCGCGAGCAGCTCGTGCAGCTCCAGCTGACGATCAAGCACGTTCCGTTCAAGGTCCTCCTCATCGTGGCCGGTCCCGAAGGCGCCGGCCGCGGCACGTTGCTCCAAACCCTCGCCGAATGGCTCGACCCCCGCGGCGTCGAGACGTTCTCGTGGCACCCGCCGACCGCCAACGAGGAAGCCCATCCGCACCAATGGCGCCTCTGGCGCGACCTCCCCGCGATGGGCCGCATCGGACTCTACGCGGGCTCCTGGTATACGGAGACGCTGCGCGAGGAAGCGCGCAACAAACGCGCGCTCGCCCACGTCGCCGCCGAAGCCGAACGCATCCGCGATTTCGAAAAACTCCTCGTCGACGGCGGCACCCTCATCGTCAAGGTCTGGCTCCATCTCTCCGAGGACGCCCAAGGCCGCCGCCTCCGCACCCTGCGCGCCGATCCCCTCACCGCGTGGCGCGTGACGGACGAGGACTGGCACCATCACCGCATCTACCGCCGGCTGGAAAAAACCGCCGCGCTCATCCGCCGCAAAACCAACCAGCCCGGCGCCCGCTGGACGACGATCGACGCGGAGGACGAACGCCAGCGCGACCTCGACGTCGGCCAGCTGCTGCTCGAACGCGTCGCCGCCCACCAGCGCGCCATCGCGGCGCTGCCGCCCGCCAGCGCGCCGAAAAAACTGCACCCGGTTCGCCCCGCCGGCCTGCGTCGCCTGCAAAAGCTCCGGCTCGATCAGGAAATGTCCGAGTCGGGCTACGACGGCCTGCGCGACAAGTGGCTCGCGCGCCTCGGTCTCGCCCTGCGCTCCGCCTTCGCGGCCCGCCGCGCCGTGGTCTTCGTGTTCGAAGGCTGGGACGCCGCCGGCAAGGGCGGCGCGATCCGCCGCCTCACCAGCGCCGCCGATCCGCGCGACTACCGCGTCATCCCGGTCGCCAAACCTACCGCCGAGGAAAAACACGCGCACTACCTCTGGCGCTTCTGGCGCGACGTCCCGCGCGACGGACGCTGCGCCGTGTTCGACCGCTCGTGGTATGGCCGCGTGCTCGTCGAGCGCATCGAGGGCTTCTGCCGCGAGGACGAGTGGCGCCGCGCCTTCGCCGAGATCAACGCCTTCGAAAAGGAACTCACCGACCACGGCGTGATCGTGATCAAATTCTGGCTGCACATCTCGCACGCCGAGCAGCTCCGCCGTTTCCGCGAACGCGAGGCCACGCCGCACAAGCGCCACAAGATGAACGCCGAGGACTGGCGCAACCGCCGCCAGCGCGACGCCTACGAGATCGCCGTCGGCGACATGCTCGCGCTCACCGACCGCCGCACGGCGCCGTGGCACATTATTCCCGCCGACGACAAGCGCTTCGCCCGCATCGAGGTGCTCAGCACCGCCGCGAAGCAGCTCGAGGCCGCGCTCGCCGGCTGA
- a CDS encoding tetratricopeptide repeat protein — MKRLALPFLLAAALHAAEPAALAHATALYAAGRYAEATASFEEIARHEPAAPAVLYHLGKLVLHRRDYPRAVELLARAAQAAPNDAAIALWLGNAHAWSASVAESLGPRVSHGRQALAHYRRAVELDPSSVPARFSLMNFYRHVPALLGGGLNRACAQAAEIDRLDPVAGAHARALLAFHQQNFDAARATLQQLLAKKPAHYAANFLLGRLAVASGRHRDEGRAALERCLQLTPTENDEPHDEARALLAQLDRPTLAAAALTATR, encoded by the coding sequence ATGAAGCGACTCGCGCTCCCCTTTCTCCTCGCCGCCGCGCTGCACGCCGCCGAGCCCGCCGCACTCGCCCACGCCACCGCCCTCTACGCGGCCGGCCGCTACGCCGAGGCGACCGCCTCGTTCGAGGAAATCGCGCGGCACGAGCCCGCCGCCCCCGCGGTGCTCTACCATCTCGGCAAACTCGTCCTCCACCGCCGCGACTACCCGCGCGCAGTCGAGCTGCTCGCGCGCGCCGCGCAGGCTGCGCCCAACGACGCGGCGATCGCGCTCTGGCTTGGCAACGCCCACGCGTGGTCCGCCTCCGTCGCCGAGAGCCTCGGTCCGCGCGTGAGCCACGGCCGCCAGGCGCTCGCGCACTACCGCCGCGCGGTCGAACTCGATCCCTCCAGCGTGCCCGCGCGCTTCAGCCTGATGAATTTCTACCGCCACGTGCCCGCGCTGCTGGGCGGCGGCCTGAACCGCGCCTGCGCGCAGGCCGCGGAAATCGATCGCCTCGATCCCGTCGCCGGCGCGCACGCCCGCGCGTTGCTCGCCTTTCATCAACAGAATTTCGACGCGGCGCGCGCGACGCTCCAGCAACTCCTCGCGAAAAAACCCGCCCACTACGCGGCCAATTTCCTGCTCGGCCGCCTCGCCGTCGCCTCGGGCCGGCATCGCGACGAAGGGCGCGCGGCCCTCGAACGCTGCCTCCAGCTCACGCCCACGGAGAACGACGAACCGCACGACGAGGCGCGCGCGCTGCTCGCGCAACTCGACCGTCCCACGCTCGCGGCGGCCGCCCTCACCGCGACGCGCTGA
- a CDS encoding alpha/beta hydrolase, whose amino-acid sequence MNASRFFPTFPTLARLSQQTTAPFQALVRTTGYRLRPPRAVEHTPRVTTRQARLLASGVVGPQACAQIRVEERSGSLPTIVVGGFVPDATEAFYLLRGGLLKFGSVFYLNYPRRAFSTDLFIAQLEDLIAEIVATRGVRPALIAVSFGAGLVLELLRRAAERGEPPPLAGLTLVSPVACTADLIDIGAPKPTTLLGRVLLPYLRGTAAPDGAIVEKSRTVFLRMFESGAQNRSALRFLLTRVETQRLRDAVVGTINAIDAAGAFERVRALNQLPAPAAPRVLFAGPALVLYAEKESSVLQENAPTWLELSQRTTAWLPQGRCVVVTNHADHPVQHASLIFHSRNFEPHLAQLYRTIRQRPAHAA is encoded by the coding sequence ATGAACGCCTCCCGTTTTTTCCCGACGTTCCCCACCCTCGCGCGTCTGTCGCAACAAACCACCGCCCCTTTCCAGGCTCTCGTGCGCACGACCGGCTACCGCCTGCGTCCGCCCCGCGCCGTGGAACACACCCCGCGTGTCACCACGCGGCAAGCGCGCCTGCTCGCCTCGGGCGTCGTCGGCCCGCAAGCCTGCGCGCAAATCCGCGTCGAGGAGCGGAGCGGTTCGTTGCCCACCATCGTCGTCGGCGGCTTCGTGCCGGACGCGACCGAGGCGTTCTATCTCCTGCGCGGCGGGCTGCTGAAATTCGGCAGCGTGTTCTATCTCAACTATCCGCGCCGCGCCTTTTCGACCGACCTCTTCATCGCGCAACTCGAGGATCTGATCGCGGAGATCGTCGCCACGCGCGGCGTCCGCCCGGCCTTGATCGCCGTCAGCTTCGGCGCCGGCCTCGTCCTCGAGCTGCTGCGCCGCGCCGCCGAGCGGGGCGAGCCGCCGCCGCTCGCCGGGCTCACCCTCGTCAGCCCCGTCGCCTGCACCGCCGACTTGATCGATATCGGCGCGCCGAAGCCCACGACGCTGCTCGGCCGCGTGCTGCTGCCGTATCTGCGCGGGACGGCCGCGCCCGACGGCGCGATCGTGGAAAAATCCCGCACCGTTTTCCTGCGCATGTTCGAGTCCGGCGCGCAAAACCGCTCCGCGCTGCGCTTCCTGCTCACGCGCGTCGAGACGCAGCGCCTGCGCGATGCGGTCGTCGGCACGATCAACGCGATCGACGCCGCCGGGGCGTTCGAGCGCGTGCGCGCGCTCAACCAGTTGCCGGCGCCCGCCGCGCCGCGCGTCCTCTTCGCCGGCCCCGCCCTCGTGCTCTACGCCGAAAAGGAGAGTTCCGTGCTCCAGGAAAACGCGCCGACGTGGCTCGAGCTCAGCCAGCGCACCACCGCGTGGCTGCCGCAGGGACGCTGCGTCGTCGTGACCAATCACGCCGACCATCCGGTGCAGCACGCGTCGCTCATCTTCCACTCGCGCAACTTCGAGCCGCACCTCGCGCAACTCTACCGGACCATCCGCCAACGCCCCGCCCACGCCGCGTGA
- a CDS encoding GH3 auxin-responsive promoter family protein, which yields MTTALSRPVSSLSGKLAGAIGRRLAVRTAHRLAAQGDGTAAQESVFARLVPALAPTAFGREHGLEAGLPYEHFRARIEPRGYEGFAPYIERMKRGEADILHPGRCAHFAVSSGTTAGPSKWLPVNAAMLAHFRDAGLDSLFFYALRTGRGSVFRGRHLFLGGSTGLMPVPGVTPPIHSGDLSGITALNLPWWAEHQLYEPGREIARLENWPEKVRAIAERTWNRDITLVAGIPSWLLVLATAVRETAARRGGRRPETLAELWPNLECLIHGGVPVEPFAEELRRAFGDGVRRHEVYPASEGFIAAQDTESSGLRLLADHGIFYEFVPFADYDESDPVRTAARAVPLAGVRPGVDYVLLMTTPAGLVRYAIGDLVRFVSLEPPRLVYVGRTKLQLSAFGEHVIEKEITDALAAACRAHGVSVENFHVAPLFPAAGTRAVGRHEWWIEFRGPAPEAVELERFAAALDRELLALNDDYAGKRHGGGLDTPRVRPVSAGGFERWLKRAGKWGGQHKTPRCRSDRQVADALALAVDFPQQ from the coding sequence ATGACCACCGCGCTCTCCCGCCCCGTTTCCTCCCTTTCCGGCAAACTCGCCGGCGCCATCGGCCGCCGCCTCGCCGTGCGCACCGCGCACCGGCTCGCGGCGCAAGGCGACGGCACCGCCGCGCAGGAATCCGTCTTTGCACGGCTCGTGCCCGCGCTGGCGCCGACGGCGTTCGGCCGCGAACACGGCCTTGAGGCCGGCCTGCCCTACGAGCATTTCCGCGCCCGCATCGAGCCGCGCGGCTACGAAGGATTCGCGCCCTACATCGAGCGGATGAAGCGAGGAGAGGCCGACATCCTGCACCCGGGCCGCTGCGCGCACTTCGCGGTGTCGTCGGGCACGACCGCGGGTCCCTCGAAATGGCTGCCGGTCAACGCCGCCATGCTCGCGCACTTTCGCGATGCCGGGCTCGACTCGCTGTTCTTCTACGCCTTGCGCACGGGCCGCGGCAGCGTCTTCCGCGGCCGCCACCTGTTCCTCGGCGGCAGCACGGGGCTGATGCCGGTGCCCGGCGTCACGCCGCCGATCCATTCCGGCGACCTCAGCGGCATCACGGCGCTGAACCTGCCGTGGTGGGCCGAACACCAGCTCTACGAACCGGGCCGCGAGATCGCGCGGCTGGAAAACTGGCCGGAAAAGGTCCGCGCCATCGCCGAGCGCACGTGGAACCGCGACATCACTCTCGTCGCCGGCATCCCGAGCTGGCTGCTCGTGCTCGCCACCGCCGTGCGCGAAACCGCCGCGCGCCGCGGCGGCCGCCGGCCCGAGACGCTCGCGGAACTCTGGCCCAATCTCGAATGCCTCATCCACGGCGGCGTGCCAGTGGAGCCGTTCGCGGAGGAACTGCGCCGCGCCTTCGGCGACGGCGTCCGCCGCCACGAAGTCTACCCGGCGTCCGAGGGTTTCATCGCCGCGCAGGATACCGAGAGCAGCGGCCTGCGCCTGCTCGCGGACCACGGGATTTTCTACGAGTTCGTCCCCTTCGCCGACTACGACGAGAGCGACCCGGTGCGCACCGCCGCGCGCGCGGTGCCGCTGGCGGGCGTGCGGCCCGGCGTGGACTACGTGCTGCTCATGACGACGCCCGCCGGCCTCGTGCGCTACGCGATCGGCGACCTCGTGCGCTTCGTCAGCCTCGAGCCGCCGCGCCTCGTCTACGTCGGCCGGACCAAGCTCCAGCTCAGCGCGTTCGGCGAGCACGTCATCGAAAAGGAAATCACCGACGCGCTGGCGGCCGCCTGCCGCGCGCACGGCGTGTCGGTGGAAAATTTCCACGTCGCCCCGCTCTTCCCCGCGGCGGGCACGCGCGCCGTCGGCCGCCACGAATGGTGGATCGAGTTTCGCGGCCCGGCGCCCGAAGCGGTGGAGCTGGAGCGCTTCGCCGCTGCGCTCGATCGCGAGCTCCTGGCCCTCAACGACGACTACGCCGGCAAGCGCCACGGCGGCGGACTCGACACGCCGCGCGTCCGCCCCGTCTCTGCGGGCGGCTTCGAGCGCTGGCTGAAGCGCGCCGGGAAATGGGGCGGTCAGCACAAGACGCCGCGCTGTCGCTCCGACCGCCAGGTCGCCGACGCACTCGCGCTCGCCGTGGATTTTCCCCAGCAATGA
- the sixA gene encoding phosphohistidine phosphatase SixA, with translation MHVYLIRHAHAEDGKPDAARPLSAKGRKQIRKLARLLRAAGAIEAAEWWHSPLVRARDTAALLAKQLGHAAPRTEVSGLKPDDDPTLTARKLGDARKPVVVVGHDPHLSALASLLVVGRAEPPRFRMKKAAALRLDRSSGGWTVRWLVSPELL, from the coding sequence ATGCACGTCTACCTGATTCGCCACGCCCACGCCGAGGACGGCAAACCCGACGCCGCGCGTCCGTTGAGCGCCAAGGGCCGGAAGCAGATCCGCAAGCTCGCGCGCCTGCTGCGCGCGGCCGGAGCGATCGAGGCGGCGGAGTGGTGGCACAGCCCGCTCGTGCGCGCGCGCGACACGGCGGCGCTGCTCGCGAAACAACTCGGGCACGCCGCGCCCCGCACGGAAGTCAGCGGACTGAAACCGGATGACGACCCGACTCTCACCGCGCGCAAGCTCGGCGACGCGCGCAAGCCGGTCGTCGTCGTCGGCCACGACCCGCATCTCAGCGCGCTCGCCTCGCTGTTGGTGGTGGGCAGGGCCGAGCCGCCGCGCTTCCGCATGAAGAAAGCCGCGGCGCTGCGCCTCGATCGCAGCAGCGGCGGGTGGACCGTCCGCTGGCTGGTTTCGCCGGAGTTGCTGTAA
- a CDS encoding caspase family protein has protein sequence MNRPSVSPSSRPPQRRALLIGVSKYAGPGIGDLPGADVNPVLLAPELVRRGFTCTCLLNQQATRCAITTAIARLILDAEPGDVCLIAYSGHGDSVADPDTDEPDGANEFIYPHDAGPLAAAIRDDELATWLKQARAGVSIYCVFDACHSGTMPDGFLPLARRWWWRTRRFFRRVSFWFRRRVAGRRTMVFSACRDGEQADYSLNNRGLFTARLVEALAQNAVTSNEALGQHLAQLFEAPGSRQHPEFRGPPRALRAGIFKPY, from the coding sequence ATGAATCGCCCCTCCGTTTCCCCGTCTTCGCGGCCGCCGCAGCGCCGAGCCTTGCTGATTGGCGTGTCCAAGTATGCCGGTCCCGGGATCGGCGACCTGCCGGGCGCAGACGTCAATCCCGTGCTGTTGGCGCCGGAGCTGGTGCGCCGCGGATTCACCTGCACGTGCCTGCTGAATCAGCAGGCGACGCGCTGCGCGATCACCACCGCGATTGCCCGGTTGATTCTAGACGCGGAACCCGGCGACGTGTGCCTGATCGCTTACAGCGGGCACGGCGATTCGGTCGCAGATCCGGACACGGACGAACCGGACGGGGCGAACGAGTTCATCTATCCCCACGACGCCGGTCCGCTCGCGGCGGCGATCCGCGACGACGAACTCGCCACCTGGCTCAAGCAGGCTCGCGCGGGCGTGTCGATCTACTGCGTGTTCGATGCCTGCCACTCCGGCACCATGCCCGACGGCTTCCTGCCACTGGCGAGGCGTTGGTGGTGGCGAACGCGGCGTTTTTTCCGACGCGTCTCGTTCTGGTTTCGCCGGCGTGTCGCGGGTAGGCGCACGATGGTTTTCAGCGCCTGCCGGGACGGCGAACAGGCCGACTACTCGCTAAACAATCGCGGCCTGTTCACCGCCCGGCTGGTCGAGGCCTTGGCGCAGAATGCGGTCACCAGCAATGAGGCGCTGGGCCAGCACCTCGCGCAATTGTTCGAGGCGCCCGGCTCCCGGCAGCATCCCGAATTTCGCGGACCGCCGCGGGCCTTGCGCGCGGGGATTTTCAAACCCTACTGA
- a CDS encoding sigma-70 family RNA polymerase sigma factor translates to MEPESNPPSTLRTRPTLLFRLRDWHDEASWTEFYRLYYQFVFGFARRAGLSHADAEEVAQDVFKRVAETVHEFEADPARGSFRGWLLNLTRWRITDKFRARKPHERQPGAPLFDESDRTATIERVPDGADVQRAWDEEWQRHVFDAALARLARRVPAKHFQIFDLYKRQDWPVLKVARELGVNVAAVYLISHRLTKQLKLEVETLKARLA, encoded by the coding sequence ATGGAGCCCGAATCCAACCCGCCTTCCACGCTGCGCACGCGCCCGACGCTGCTGTTCCGCCTGCGCGACTGGCACGACGAGGCGAGCTGGACCGAATTCTACCGCCTCTACTACCAGTTCGTCTTCGGCTTCGCGCGCCGCGCCGGCCTCTCGCACGCCGACGCCGAGGAGGTCGCGCAGGATGTCTTCAAACGCGTCGCCGAGACGGTGCACGAATTCGAGGCCGATCCCGCGCGCGGCTCGTTCCGCGGCTGGCTGCTCAATCTCACCCGCTGGCGCATCACCGACAAATTCCGCGCCCGCAAGCCGCACGAGCGCCAGCCCGGCGCGCCGCTCTTCGACGAGTCCGACCGCACCGCCACCATCGAGCGCGTGCCCGACGGCGCCGACGTGCAGCGCGCGTGGGACGAGGAATGGCAACGCCACGTCTTCGACGCCGCGCTGGCGCGGCTCGCGCGCCGCGTGCCCGCAAAACATTTCCAGATCTTCGACCTCTACAAGCGCCAGGATTGGCCCGTGTTGAAGGTCGCGCGCGAACTCGGCGTCAACGTCGCGGCCGTCTACCTCATCAGCCACCGTCTCACCAAGCAGCTGAAGCTCGAGGTCGAGACGCTCAAGGCGCGCCTCGCCTGA